The region GAACCTCGACGTGCTGAGCCCGAACGTGCTGCTCGCCGCGATCGGCAACATCGTGACCTGGGAGTTCACCGGCTACAACATGTTGATCTTCTACAGCTCGCTGTCCACGATCCCGCACTCGCTGTACGAGGCCGCCAGCATTGACGGCGCGAGCGAATGGCAGATCATCAAGTCCATCAAGCTGCCCGAATTGAAGGGATCGCTCGCGATCACGGTGATCTTCTCGATCATCGGCTCGTTCCAGCTGTTCAACGAGCCGAGCATCCTGCAGAACATGGTGCCGGGCAACTCGATCACCACGTATTACACGCCGAACATGTACGCGTACAACCTGTCCTTCGCGGGCAGCCAGTCGAACTACGCCGCTGCCTTGGCGATCACGATGGCCGTGATCACGATGGCGATCGCGTACGCGGTGCAGCTCAACAGCATGAAGGAGCAGATGAAGTAACGCCTTGGGGCGTACGTCATCCGCATGGGACATGGATTTTTCAAGGAGCATAACAATCATGAGCGATGCTGCGATGTCGACGGGGTATATGACTCCCCAAGGGCTTAAAGAGCAGGAACGGGCCGCGAAGAAGGCCGAGAGGGCGCGCTTGAAGCGCGTGGAAATGGATGAGAAGGCGGAACGCAAACGCGCGGCGAAGTCCGGTTTCGCGAACGTGTCGAACCCGAGGCGCAGCAAGCTGCTGACCTTGGTATGCGCGATCTTCGCGGTGTACTGCCTGTTCCCGTTCGTGTACCTGCTGGTCAACGCCACGAAGACGCAGGCCGACTTCACTTCGACGTTCGGGCTGGGTTTCGGCCACACGTTCGCCCTGTGGGACAACATCGTGACCGTGTTCACCTACCAGGACGGCATCTTCGGGCGCTGGCTGCTCAACACGCTCCTGTACGTGGTCGTGGGCGCCGGCGGCGCGACGCTGCTGGCCATCATGGGCGGCTACGCGCTGGCGAAGTTTCGTTTCCCGGGCCGCAAGGCCGTGTTCGCGGTCATCATCGGCGCGATCAGCGTGCCGGGCATCGCGTTGGCGGTCCCGCAGTTCCTGCTGTTCGCCAAGCTCAGCCTGACGAACACGCCGTGGGCCATGATCATTCCATCGTTGATCAGCCCGTTCGGTTTGTATCTGATGTGGATCTTCTCCGAGCAGGCGGTTCCGACGGAATTGCTCGAGGCCGCACGAGTCGATGGGGCTTCGGAGTTCCGCACGTTCTTCCAGGTGTCCCTGCCGCTGTTGGCTCCGGGCATCGTTACGACGGCCCTGTTCACGATCGTGGCGACGTGGAACAACTATTTCCTGCCGTTGATCATGCTGAAGGATTCGAACTGGTATCCGTTGACGATCGGTCTGAACCAGTGGAAGGACCAGGCGAGCACCGCTGGCGGCCAGGCGATCCAGAACCTGGTGATCACGGGCTCGTTGATCACGATCATCCCGCTGGTCATCGCGTTCCTGTGCCTGCAGAAGTACTGGCAGTCCGGCCTCTCCGCGGGCGCGGTCAAGGAATAATCAATTTCTACACCACAGCCGTGGAACGAAAAATATGGCCCATACAACAAGTATGGGCCATACGCATATACATGATCTGGCGGACCTTCCTCACAAATCACGATAGTTGTTCCCCATTGTGAGACACACTTCGGCTGCAAAGCTGAAGTAATTCAGATCCATATGGCCGAAGGTGCGGTCTCGATATGCGTAAAAACAGGAAGCTTTATGGCGGCACAGTTTAAAGTGCTGGCACGGGCACTCAGACAGAAACGGCGGTGAGACTGTATATGTTCGACGACATCCCAAGAAGGTGAACTAATCTTTCACTGAGAACTGTCGAAATCCAGAGCGCGCAAGATTTCGAAAACTACCACGCACTCCTGTTTAGTAATCTTTATTAACAATAAAAATTACATGACACGCTTGCATCGCGGCAAACTACAATATGTACCAGCCCCACACAGGAAAGCGAGGACACCGTGAGCGGCACTCAGACAAAGGCATCACCTTCCGATATTCGAATCAGCAATATCACCGCCGCATTCAAGCAACTATTCCCCGCAACGCAAATATCACGAGCCAACATCGGCAAACTCATCGGACTTTCACGCTTCACCACCAGCGAAGTGACCGGCGAAATGGTCGATAATCGCATTCTGCGCGAACTCGGACCAGACAATCGCGAGGGGCGTGGCAAACGTTCGCAAGTACTCGCCATCGACACTGATTTCTGGCGAATCGTTTCCATCGACCTGTCGAATCCGAAACTCGCCAAAGGAGCGCTGGCGGATCTTTCCGGCAGAATCGTGGACCGCACCGAACTTCCTGCAGACAACGGTTGCAGCGTCGATGATGTAATCAGCCTGTGCAAACAGCTCATCGCCTCAACGCCACTGCCGATTCTCGGCATCGGCATCGCCGTGACTGGCATTGTGGAACCCGACGGCGTAGTGCGCAAATCCGTGCACTTAGAGTGGAACGAACTGCCGCTGAAAGCCGAGGTGGAAAACGCCACCGGAGTGCCCACACTGGTAGGCAACGACACCAACGCCGCGCTTGTGGCGGAACGATTCTTCGGCGACTGCTCCCCCAATTCCATGCTCATCTCCATCGGCCGAGGCGTCGGTGCCGCACTATGCCTCAACGACGTCATCATCGAAGGAAGCTCCTCCACGGCCGGCGAAATCGCGCATGTGGTGGTCGACCCAAATGGACCGACCTGCGAATGCGGCAAACGAGGCTGCCTTGAATCGTTGGTTTCCGACGACAGATTGCAAGAACGCATCGCGCAGGATCCCGCCTCACGTACGCGTATTCTCGCCGAAGCGGGCGCTCTGCTCGGTCGCGTCATGGCCATACCGGCCGGACTGCTGGATCTGCGTGACATTTCGATATACGGGGCGCCGGAAATCGTCAATGCTCAATTCATCGACGCAATGGAAGATGAAATCAGGCGCACCATGACCACGGATTATCAGAAAGCGCCGCAAATTCACCGTTGCAGGCAAGGCGAGGATCTCACATTGCGAGGCCAGGCCACCATCGTAATCCGCACACTAGTTCCGACAATCCACGAACGCGGCTCCCTCATCGGCGATGCCTAGCCCCGGCCACCGCTCACTGCTGCGGGTAGGAATCCTCAAAGAAGCGACGCTCGAGATGCACGATGGTGCGGAACACGTCGGCTTCTGAGCCATCCACCGACGCATACTCGTTGACGAGCGCGATCAGGCGGCCCGTCCAAGCGCGGAAATGATCACCTTCATGCAAATCAACCCAGCCTTACCACGCCCCGCTCTGGATCGCTTTGCATAGCGCAGTCATAACGACCGCCGTTCCCAACGTACCGAACGCGCCGCCGAAACGCAAGAAGCAGAACACTTCCATGACCGCCATGGCCTCCATGACCGCACGCTCAATCTTGGCGAATCATTGCACGAATTTGTTGAGACGGCGATCGTAGGTCAGGAGGCCGTTGAGCTCTTCTTCGACGTCGGAAACCTGCGTGTACACATAGCCCGCCAATCCGCGTGATTCCAGCGATTCCGCCGAAGCAAGCACGGAACGGACGGCAGCGCGCCAATCCTCAATCGAATCGTATTCGCCATAACCGTAGGCTCGCGAGACCGCGGCATGATCAGCAACCAACTGCGCCAATCCCCCGAATTCCGAAATCATGAACGCACGAACGCCATGCTGCATCACCGGCAACACCGCATAATGCGCGGCACGACAACGCCTCTTGTGCTTCTTCTCATATTCGGCCACATACCCGCGCAACGGCCCCTTATCAGGGTAGATTTCCAGCGGACGGAAGTAGTTGTGCACACTATGGAAGTCGCCGCAACGCTGGTCGTACCAACCGCTTGTAGCGTCAATCGGGCGCGTCGGGTCAAGCGCGTGAATGCGTTCCGCCGCATCACATGCGTTAAACTGTCCCCAACCCTCGTTGAAAAGCACCCACGCAACAATCGACGGGTGGCCGGCAAGCATGTGCACCATGGCATCGCAGGTGCGTGACCAATCACGGCGGTACGTCGAATCGTCTGCACCAAGCGCCGCGAAATGCTTCGCCGTGTCGTCGCGGTACTTGTTCCACGTGGCGCGCACGAGTGTCGGCTTGCGATTCGTGGTCCACGCGTTATATTCGCCGCCGCCCGACACCGCGTCCTGCCATACAAGCATGCCGAGGCGGTCGCAATGGTAGTACCAGCGTGCAGTCTCAATTTTGATATGCTTGCGCAGCATATTGAAACCGGATTCCTTCATGGCGATTATGTCGTGAATCAGTGCTTTGTCGCTCGGCGCAGTCATCAAGCCGTCCGGCCAATACCCCTGGTCGAGCACACCCTTGAGGAACAACGGTTTGCCATTGAGATGGAATCGCGCAACACCCTTCAAATCAGGCTTGATTTCAACCGTGCGGAATGCGCAATACGAGCGCACAATATCCTGCTTTTCTTGCGATTTCGCAGCGCCAAATTCCAGCGTCGCCGTCACGTCATACAAATACGGATCTTCAGGCGACCATAAGTGCTCGGCCCGCGTTGCGATTTCCGTACGCACCTTGCGCATGCCGGCCGCAAACCGCTCGTCCGCAACAATCGCGCCATCCGCAGGATCCGTTACAACGATACGCAGTTTGGCGTTCGGCTTGTCTCCGCCGATTTCCGCGCGAATGAACAGTCTGCCGTCCGCAGCGCCCTTCAGCGTGAGCGTCTGCATGTACGCCTCCGGCACGATCTCCATCCACACGCTCTGCCAAATGCCGCTTTGTGCGGTGTACCAAATACCCTCGCGCTCGATCTTCTGCTTGCCGCGCATCTGCGTGCCCGAATCGTTCGGATCATACACGCACAACGCAATCTCGAAATCATCATCGGGATCGACGAATGCCGAAATATCAACATCGAACGGCAGATAGCCCCCGACATGCACCCCTGCAAACTGCCCGTTGATAAAGCAGGCACACACGTAATCAACCGCTTCGAAATGCAGAATCAAACGATTTGCATCCCCGATCTGCCGAACCGCTTCCTCTCCCCCAAGCGTGACAGGGTGCACAATCGTGCGATACCAGATCATATTGTCGGGATAAATCGTTTGATGCACGCCGGAAAGCGCGGATTCCGGTGAAAAGGGCACGAGGATTTTTCCATCGAAGGTTTCAGGAATGGCCGCTTCCTTTACTGCCTGCACCGCTTCGTCACGGGTGAGTACAGTCGTGGATTTGCGCCATTTCGAGCCGTTGTCGCTTTCAGGAATGGATACGATCGCGTAATCCCAGAATCCGTTGAGCATAGTGTGATTGCTGCGCATCATGGTTGGGCGCGGATGTTCGTCCAGGATTGGCGTGCGGCCGTTTTCCAGTTTGCGTTCGCCATCTTTCGTAGGACAGAACGCTTTGTGTGCCGCGTTGGAAGACAGCCATTCGCTGGCGATCTGCTCACCCCACGGCGTCCACAACTGCTGCAGCGGCTCCTGAGAACGCATTTTCGTAGGCGCGGCTTTCAGCACTCGCTTGACGTCCAACATAAGAGTCCTCCCTGCAGCATCGCATTTCCCTCAACTTCCTCATTGTAACGAGAGGAATGGCAAAGAGAAATAACGATTCACGGATTCAAAATCGATGCAATCTGGATTGCACCGTCAGATATAAAAAGCCGGTGCAAGAACTTCGTAAGTTCCCGCACCGGCAATCAAGCAAATCATCTGAAATATATCAGCTGAATCAGCCTTCCAGCTTGGCCTTTTCAGCGGCAAGACGAGCCGCTTCAGCCTCACGACGAGCCTTCAGTTCGGAATCGAAGCGGGCAAGCTCCTCTTCAACGGCCTCCGGTGGGATCTTCGCGAAAATCGGATGCGGCTTCGGCACCGGAGCGCCAGCCACGATCGGCTCGGAAGCCCACGGATGCACGGTTTCGCCCAGCTTGTAGTCGCCGGTGATGATCGGGTACATGAAGCCCGGCTTGTCGAGATCCTCAACCTCTTCCAAACGCGGCAGCGGTGAGAACGTGCCCGTGCCACCAAGAGCCTCCCACACCTTCTGTGCGGAATGTGGCAGGAACGGGGCCAGCAGGTGGTTCGCATCAGACACGGCCTGAGCGGCAACGTGCAGCACGGTGCCGAGGCGAGCCGGATTGTCCTTGATCTTCCACGGTTCAGTGGCGGAAATGTACTTGTTGATGTCGCCGACCACGCGCATGGCTTCGCTCAACGCGTTCTTCTGACGATGGTTCTCGATCAGCGAACCGACCGTGTTGAACGCGGCCTTGGTTTCGCTCAGCAGAGCGCGATCCTCATCGGTCATTTCATTCTCGTCGAGCGCCGGAATCTCACCGAAGTTCTTGTTCATCAGGTTGGCCACACGGTTGACGAGGTTGCCCCAGGAAGCGGCAAGCTCCTCGTTGTTGTGGCGCACGAACTCAGCCCATGTGAAGTCGGAATCGGAGCTTTCCGGACCGGCCACGGAAATGTAGTAGCGCACGGCGTCCACAGGGTAACGGGCGAGAATATCCTTCACATAAATGACAATGCCGCGGGAAGACGAGAACTTCTTGCCTTCCATGGTCATGAACTCAGAAGCCACAACCTGCTCCGGCATGTTCAACGGGCCAAGCTTACCTGTTTCGCCGCCCTTGGATCCCTGACCGTTATAGCCGAGCATTTCGGACGGCCAGATCTGGGAGTGGAACGTGATGTTGTCTTTGCCCATGAAGTAGTAGCCCGGAGTTTCCGGATCGTTCCACCATGCGCGCCACGCTTCCGGATCGCCCTTGCGGCGAGCCCATTCGATGGATGCCGACAGGTAGCCGATCACAGCGTCGAACCACACGTACAGCTTCTTGTTCGGATTGTCGATCCAGCCGGCAACCGGAACGGGAATGCCCCAGTCGATGTCACGCGTGATGGCACGCGGCTTGACTTCCTTGAACAAACCGATAGAGAAGTTAATGACGTTGGTACGCCAACCTTCGCGAGTCTTCAGCCATGCGAGATTGGCTTCGGCGAGCGCCGGCAGGTCGAGGAAGAAGTGTTCGGTTTCCTCAAAACGCGGGGTTTCGCCGTTGATCTTGGAAACGGGGTTGAGAAGCTCGTCTGGGTCGAGTTCGTTGCCGCAGGCGTCGCACTGGTCGCCGCGGGCGCCGTCTGCACCGCAGATCGGGCAGGTGCCTTCGATGTAACGATCAGGCAGGGTGCGGCCAGTGGACGGCGAGATGGCGACCTTCTGGGTGCCCTTGTAGATGTAGCCGTTGGCAAGACACTGCTTGAACAGTTCCTGCACCACCTGCTCGTGGTTGCCGGTGGTAGTGCGCGTGAACAGGTCATAGCTCAAGCCAAGATCGCACAGATCCTTGGCGATCACACGGTTGTAACGGTTGGCGAGCTCCTGTGCGCTGACACCTTCCTTGTCGGCTTCCACCAGAATCGGGGTGCCGTGCTCGTCGGTGCCAGACACCATCAGCACGTCATTGCCCTTCATGCGCTCGTAGCGCGCGTACACGTCGGAGGGCACGCCGAAGCCGGCGACGTGACCGATATGACGGGGGCCGTTAGCATACGGCCAAGCAACATTCACCAAAATATGACTCATGGTGCCTGATTATACAAACCGCCATATCCCGCATTTTCAATGTATTTCGGTAGTCGGATTTTTGTTGGAGGACTGACGTGCGATCGTTGATTTCGATTGTTTGAATATCTGCCGATTTATTCACATTGTTGCATTGCGCGACAATCATTTTCCACATATCCACAGATTTTCGGGGAAAGTGGCAAGGAAGGAATCGAATCCGCTACTGTACCGCCATGGACACTTCACCACCCCTTCTGGGCAACGACGACCTTCCGGGACCGATGTGCCTGAACCTGTTGGCCTCATCCGGCGCGCTATGCAAGCTCGACAGCGCGAACGCCTACTCAAGCCATGATTCGGCCACGTTATACGGGCGGGCATGCATCATCGCGACACTATTGCCAAGCCG is a window of Bifidobacterium catenulatum DSM 16992 = JCM 1194 = LMG 11043 DNA encoding:
- a CDS encoding glycoside hydrolase family 2 protein, with translation MLDVKRVLKAAPTKMRSQEPLQQLWTPWGEQIASEWLSSNAAHKAFCPTKDGERKLENGRTPILDEHPRPTMMRSNHTMLNGFWDYAIVSIPESDNGSKWRKSTTVLTRDEAVQAVKEAAIPETFDGKILVPFSPESALSGVHQTIYPDNMIWYRTIVHPVTLGGEEAVRQIGDANRLILHFEAVDYVCACFINGQFAGVHVGGYLPFDVDISAFVDPDDDFEIALCVYDPNDSGTQMRGKQKIEREGIWYTAQSGIWQSVWMEIVPEAYMQTLTLKGAADGRLFIRAEIGGDKPNAKLRIVVTDPADGAIVADERFAAGMRKVRTEIATRAEHLWSPEDPYLYDVTATLEFGAAKSQEKQDIVRSYCAFRTVEIKPDLKGVARFHLNGKPLFLKGVLDQGYWPDGLMTAPSDKALIHDIIAMKESGFNMLRKHIKIETARWYYHCDRLGMLVWQDAVSGGGEYNAWTTNRKPTLVRATWNKYRDDTAKHFAALGADDSTYRRDWSRTCDAMVHMLAGHPSIVAWVLFNEGWGQFNACDAAERIHALDPTRPIDATSGWYDQRCGDFHSVHNYFRPLEIYPDKGPLRGYVAEYEKKHKRRCRAAHYAVLPVMQHGVRAFMISEFGGLAQLVADHAAVSRAYGYGEYDSIEDWRAAVRSVLASAESLESRGLAGYVYTQVSDVEEELNGLLTYDRRLNKFVQ
- a CDS encoding carbohydrate ABC transporter permease, coding for MSDAAMSTGYMTPQGLKEQERAAKKAERARLKRVEMDEKAERKRAAKSGFANVSNPRRSKLLTLVCAIFAVYCLFPFVYLLVNATKTQADFTSTFGLGFGHTFALWDNIVTVFTYQDGIFGRWLLNTLLYVVVGAGGATLLAIMGGYALAKFRFPGRKAVFAVIIGAISVPGIALAVPQFLLFAKLSLTNTPWAMIIPSLISPFGLYLMWIFSEQAVPTELLEAARVDGASEFRTFFQVSLPLLAPGIVTTALFTIVATWNNYFLPLIMLKDSNWYPLTIGLNQWKDQASTAGGQAIQNLVITGSLITIIPLVIAFLCLQKYWQSGLSAGAVKE
- the metG gene encoding methionine--tRNA ligase gives rise to the protein MSHILVNVAWPYANGPRHIGHVAGFGVPSDVYARYERMKGNDVLMVSGTDEHGTPILVEADKEGVSAQELANRYNRVIAKDLCDLGLSYDLFTRTTTGNHEQVVQELFKQCLANGYIYKGTQKVAISPSTGRTLPDRYIEGTCPICGADGARGDQCDACGNELDPDELLNPVSKINGETPRFEETEHFFLDLPALAEANLAWLKTREGWRTNVINFSIGLFKEVKPRAITRDIDWGIPVPVAGWIDNPNKKLYVWFDAVIGYLSASIEWARRKGDPEAWRAWWNDPETPGYYFMGKDNITFHSQIWPSEMLGYNGQGSKGGETGKLGPLNMPEQVVASEFMTMEGKKFSSSRGIVIYVKDILARYPVDAVRYYISVAGPESSDSDFTWAEFVRHNNEELAASWGNLVNRVANLMNKNFGEIPALDENEMTDEDRALLSETKAAFNTVGSLIENHRQKNALSEAMRVVGDINKYISATEPWKIKDNPARLGTVLHVAAQAVSDANHLLAPFLPHSAQKVWEALGGTGTFSPLPRLEEVEDLDKPGFMYPIITGDYKLGETVHPWASEPIVAGAPVPKPHPIFAKIPPEAVEEELARFDSELKARREAEAARLAAEKAKLEG
- a CDS encoding ROK family protein, with the protein product MSGTQTKASPSDIRISNITAAFKQLFPATQISRANIGKLIGLSRFTTSEVTGEMVDNRILRELGPDNREGRGKRSQVLAIDTDFWRIVSIDLSNPKLAKGALADLSGRIVDRTELPADNGCSVDDVISLCKQLIASTPLPILGIGIAVTGIVEPDGVVRKSVHLEWNELPLKAEVENATGVPTLVGNDTNAALVAERFFGDCSPNSMLISIGRGVGAALCLNDVIIEGSSSTAGEIAHVVVDPNGPTCECGKRGCLESLVSDDRLQERIAQDPASRTRILAEAGALLGRVMAIPAGLLDLRDISIYGAPEIVNAQFIDAMEDEIRRTMTTDYQKAPQIHRCRQGEDLTLRGQATIVIRTLVPTIHERGSLIGDA